A genomic window from Chlorobium phaeobacteroides DSM 266 includes:
- the cas8c gene encoding type I-C CRISPR-associated protein Cas8c/Csd1: MILHALYDYYQRKAADPESGIAPEGFEWKEIPFVIVIDQVGNFITFEDTREGDGKKKWAKKYLLPKSIHRPGSNSWMTSFLLWDHYGYVLGHARGESDKDQKMAHKQMPTFIKKIQALPSEVKEDEGVIAVIRFYENGGYEKVKSAHNWSECAKIVGCNLSFRIDGESDLVPCRDAVRKYVASQCSDNTDGVSGLCLITGENAAIARIHSDTPINKDSKKFVSFQKSSGYDSYGKEQAFNAPISKSAEFAYTTTMNMLLGKESKNKVQVGDATTVFWSQKQEAFEEVFPALFGYPKDDPDADVKAVRALYEGVNTGHANMDSDTRFYVLGLAPNSARISVRFWHTGTIAEFAGNIRQHFDDLAIIRSQKDSDHFSMFWLLSAMAHEGKVDNVPPNLSGQIFQSVITGGLYPATMLQQAIRRIRATQAKDLKNRSTQASILKAYLNRFSRIYKTKEKEINVALDPTNDNPGYRLGRLFAVLEKIQEEASPGINATIRDRFYGAASSTPVTVFPQLLKLKNHHLSKLKNVGRRVNFERILASIFDGIGNDMPSHLSMEDQARFAIGYYHQRQDFKK; encoded by the coding sequence ATGATTCTGCATGCACTGTACGACTATTATCAGCGAAAAGCTGCCGATCCGGAAAGCGGTATTGCTCCGGAGGGGTTTGAATGGAAGGAAATTCCGTTTGTGATAGTGATCGATCAGGTGGGCAATTTTATCACTTTTGAAGATACCCGCGAAGGTGATGGAAAGAAGAAATGGGCAAAAAAATATTTGTTACCAAAGTCTATTCATCGTCCCGGATCAAATTCATGGATGACAAGTTTTTTGCTCTGGGATCATTACGGTTATGTTCTTGGTCATGCAAGAGGCGAGAGTGACAAAGATCAGAAAATGGCTCATAAGCAGATGCCAACTTTTATAAAAAAGATTCAAGCGTTGCCATCAGAAGTAAAAGAGGATGAAGGAGTGATTGCTGTGATACGATTTTATGAAAATGGCGGATATGAAAAGGTCAAGAGTGCGCACAACTGGAGTGAATGCGCCAAAATCGTTGGTTGTAATTTGAGTTTCAGGATTGATGGTGAAAGCGATCTTGTTCCTTGCAGGGATGCAGTGAGGAAGTATGTTGCATCTCAGTGCAGCGATAATACTGATGGTGTTTCAGGATTATGTCTTATTACAGGAGAAAATGCAGCAATAGCCAGGATTCACAGCGATACTCCGATAAATAAGGATTCAAAGAAATTTGTGTCGTTTCAGAAGAGTTCTGGGTATGACTCTTATGGAAAAGAACAGGCATTCAATGCGCCAATCAGTAAGTCAGCTGAGTTCGCCTATACTACTACCATGAACATGTTGTTGGGCAAGGAGTCCAAGAATAAAGTACAGGTCGGAGATGCGACGACCGTTTTCTGGTCGCAAAAGCAAGAGGCCTTTGAAGAGGTATTTCCAGCATTGTTCGGTTACCCGAAAGATGATCCTGATGCGGATGTTAAAGCAGTTAGGGCGCTGTATGAAGGAGTCAATACAGGCCATGCAAACATGGATTCAGACACGCGATTCTACGTGCTTGGACTCGCACCGAACTCAGCTCGTATTTCTGTTCGTTTCTGGCATACCGGAACCATTGCGGAATTTGCCGGGAACATCCGACAGCATTTCGATGATCTTGCCATTATACGTAGCCAGAAAGATAGCGACCATTTTTCGATGTTCTGGTTGTTATCGGCAATGGCTCACGAAGGTAAGGTCGATAATGTTCCACCAAATCTTTCGGGGCAGATTTTTCAATCGGTCATCACTGGTGGTTTGTATCCAGCAACGATGCTTCAGCAGGCAATCCGGCGAATCCGTGCTACGCAAGCTAAAGATCTAAAGAATAGGAGTACTCAAGCAAGTATTCTGAAAGCATATCTTAACCGTTTTTCCAGAATTTATAAAACCAAAGAAAAGGAGATAAACGTGGCTCTTGATCCAACTAATGACAATCCCGGTTATCGGCTTGGACGCCTATTTGCTGTTCTTGAAAAAATTCAGGAAGAAGCAAGTCCCGGTATCAATGCAACGATTCGTGATCGCTTTTATGGAGCGGCATCTTCGACCCCGGTGACTGTTTTTCCGCAATTGCTAAAACTGAAAAATCACCATCTCTCAAAACTTAAAAATGTCGGTCGGCGGGTGAACTTTGAAAGGATACTTGCCTCTAT